The nucleotide sequence GGGCCGCGAGAACGTCAAGGGCTTCCTCAAGGGCCACCCCGACGTCGCCGGCCGCATCGAGGCGGCGATTCGCCAGAATGCCGGCTTGATCGCCGAGCGGATTCTCGGTTCCTCGGAGGACAGCGAGGACGGCGAGGACGCTGCCGAGGCGTGAGGCCGCGCAGTTTGGGCGCGGTGCGCAACGGTATGGGACCGGTTTGGCGCAAGCCTCACGCTGTAACATAGGAACAGCCGGCGGTGGCCGGCGAGCATAGGTGCAACCGGCGGTGGCCGGGCGGGAGTTACGGGCGTGTTGGGCTGCAGCCTCCGGCTCGGTTCTGGCGCGGGGCAACGGTCTTCGACCCGGCGGTGGCGTGGTCTCGGCGCCCCTCGCCGCGCTGGCGGCGACCAGCCGACGCTGCCGAAGCGCCGGTTCGCGACCGCAGCGGGGCGGCGTTTCTGGACAGGGGCGGAGGCCGCCGCTAGATGTGGCAACTGAGCCGATGGCCGCCGAGGGCGTGCCGCACCCCATACGAGTTGCCAGATGAGTGGCGTCAACGAAATTCGGTCTACCTTTCTTGAGTTCTTCGGCAAGAACGACCACGCCGTCGTGCCGTCGTCGCCTTTGGTGCCGCGCAACGACCCGACCTTGATGTTCACCAATGCCGGGATGGTGCAGTTCAAGAACGTCTTCACCGGCGTCGAGAAACGGCCCTATCACCGGGCGGTCACCGCGCAGAAGTGCGTGCGCGCCGGCGGCAAGCATAACGATCTCGATAATGTCGGCTATACTGCACGGCATCATACCTTCTTTGAGATGCTCGGTAATTTCTCCTTCGGCGATTACTTCAAGGATCGTGCGATCGAGCTGGCGTGGACGCTGATCACCAAGGTCTACGATCTTCCGGAACAGCGCCTCCTGGTCACGGTCTATTCGGAGGACGACGAGGCGTTCGGCCTGTGGAAGAAGATTGCCGGCTTGCCGGACAGCCGCATCATCCGCATCCCGACTTCCGATAATTTCTGGGCGATGGGCGATACCGGCCCGTGCGGGCCGTGCTCGGAGATCTTCTTCGACCATGGCGACCACATTCCCGGTGGCCCGCCCGGCTCGGCGGACGCCGACGGCGACCGCTTCATCGAGATCTGGAACCTCGTGTTCATGCAGTACGAGCAACTGCCGGGTGAGCGCATCGCACTGCCGCGGCCGTCGATCGATACCGGCATGGGCCTTGAGCGCATCTCGGCGGTGCTGCAGGGCACCCACGACAATTACGAGATCGACCTGTTCCGCGCGCTCATCCGCGCCAGTGCCGATGCCACCGGCGTCGAGGCGGACGGCCGGTTTAAGGCCAGCCACCGCGTCATCGCCGACCACCTGCGGGCGGCGGCCTTCCTGGTGGCGGATGGCGTGCTGCCGTCCAACGAGGGCCGTGGTTATGTGCTGCGCCGCATTATGCGGCGGGCCATGCGCCACGCTCAGCTGCTCGGTGCCAAGGACCCGCTGATGTGGCGGCTGGTGCCGGTGCTGGTGCGCGAGATGGGGCAGGCCTACCCTGAGCTCGTTCGCGCCGAGGCGCTGATCACCGAGACGTTGAAGCTGGAGGAAACCCGCTTCCGCAAGACGCTGGTGCGCGGCCTTGCCATCCTCGACGAGGAGACGGCGCAACTGGCCAGCGGCGATACCCTCAAGGGCGACGTCGCCTTCACGCTATATGATACCTACGGCTTTCCGCTCGACCTCACCCAGGACGCGCTGAAGTCGCGCGGCATCGCGGTCGATACCGACGGCTTCCAGGCGGCGATGGAGCGCCAGCGCGAGACCGCGCGAGCGGCTTGGGCCGGCTCCGGCGAGGCGGCGACCGAGGCGGTGTGGTTCGGCCTTCGCGAGCGGATCGGCGCGACCGAGTTCCTCGGCTACGCCACCGAGACCGCCGAGGGCGTGGTGGCGGCATTGGTCAAGGACGGGCAGGCGGTCGAGGCGCTCGTTGCCGGCGACAGCGGCTTCGTGGTGCTGAACCAGACGCCGTTCTACGCCGAGTCCGGCGGGCAGGTCGGCGACGTCGGAACGATGGCCGGCTCCGACGTTCGCGTTCGTGTCACCGAAACCCAGAAGAAGCTCGGCGACCTGTTCGTTCACGGCGTTAATGTCGAGCACGGCCGGCTGACGGTCGGGTTGCCGCTGGAGCTGACGGTCGATCCCGACCGCCGCGGCGCCATCCGCGCCAACCACTCCGCCACCCACCTGCTGCACGAGGCGCTGCGCCTCGTGCTCGGCGACCATGTCGCGCAGAAGGGCTCGCTGGTGGCGCCGGATCGGCTGCGCTTCGACATCTCCCACCCCAAGCCGATCACCGCCGATGAGCTGGAGAAGGTCGAGGATATCGCCAACGACATCGTCCTGCAGAACACCCCGGTGGTGACGCGGCTGATGGCGGTGGACGAGGCCATCACCTCCGGTGCCCGCGCGCTGTTCGGCGAGAAGTATGGCGAGGAGGTGCGGGTGGTGTCGATGGGTCTGTCGCCCGGCGGCAACGGCGCGCCTTACTCGGTCGAGCTGTGCGGCGGCACTCACGTCGCTCGCACCGGCGACATCGGCCTCGTCACCGTGGTCGGCGAGAGCGCGGTGGCGGCCGGGGTGCGCCGCATCGAGGCGATGACCGGACGGATGGCGCGCAAGCATGCCGCTCAGCTGGCCCACACCGCAAAGGCGGCGGCGGCCGAGCTGCGCGCGCCGCTCGACGAACTGGTGCCGCGCATTTCCGGCCTGATGGAGGAGCGCCGCAAGCTGGAGCGCGACCTCGCCGAGACCAGGAAGCGGCTCGCGATGGGTGGCGGCTCGGGCGGCGCCGACGGCATTCAGACCGTGGGCGCGATCAAGCTCATGGCCAAGACCGTGAGCGGCATCGAGCTGAAGGACCTGAAGAGCCTGGCCGACGAGGGCAAGAAGCAGCTCGGTTCCGGCGTGGTCGCCATCGTCGGCGTCACGGAGGACGGCAAGGCTGGGCTGGTCGTCGGCGTCACCGCCGACCTTGCCGGCCAGTTCAACGCGGTCGATCTGGTGCGCAAGGGCGCCGAGGCGTTGGGCGGCAAGGGTGGCGGCGGCCGGCCGGACATGGCCCAGGCCGGCGGACCCGACGGCGCCAAGGCCGACGTCGCGCTGAAAGCGATCAGCGAG is from Blastochloris viridis and encodes:
- the alaS gene encoding alanine--tRNA ligase; translated protein: MSGVNEIRSTFLEFFGKNDHAVVPSSPLVPRNDPTLMFTNAGMVQFKNVFTGVEKRPYHRAVTAQKCVRAGGKHNDLDNVGYTARHHTFFEMLGNFSFGDYFKDRAIELAWTLITKVYDLPEQRLLVTVYSEDDEAFGLWKKIAGLPDSRIIRIPTSDNFWAMGDTGPCGPCSEIFFDHGDHIPGGPPGSADADGDRFIEIWNLVFMQYEQLPGERIALPRPSIDTGMGLERISAVLQGTHDNYEIDLFRALIRASADATGVEADGRFKASHRVIADHLRAAAFLVADGVLPSNEGRGYVLRRIMRRAMRHAQLLGAKDPLMWRLVPVLVREMGQAYPELVRAEALITETLKLEETRFRKTLVRGLAILDEETAQLASGDTLKGDVAFTLYDTYGFPLDLTQDALKSRGIAVDTDGFQAAMERQRETARAAWAGSGEAATEAVWFGLRERIGATEFLGYATETAEGVVAALVKDGQAVEALVAGDSGFVVLNQTPFYAESGGQVGDVGTMAGSDVRVRVTETQKKLGDLFVHGVNVEHGRLTVGLPLELTVDPDRRGAIRANHSATHLLHEALRLVLGDHVAQKGSLVAPDRLRFDISHPKPITADELEKVEDIANDIVLQNTPVVTRLMAVDEAITSGARALFGEKYGEEVRVVSMGLSPGGNGAPYSVELCGGTHVARTGDIGLVTVVGESAVAAGVRRIEAMTGRMARKHAAQLAHTAKAAAAELRAPLDELVPRISGLMEERRKLERDLAETRKRLAMGGGSGGADGIQTVGAIKLMAKTVSGIELKDLKSLADEGKKQLGSGVVAIVGVTEDGKAGLVVGVTADLAGQFNAVDLVRKGAEALGGKGGGGRPDMAQAGGPDGAKADVALKAISEALAAG